The DNA segment ATCCATGTTGTTACGAGTGTTTTGTTCTTTTTAAGCACCTAAAAATAATACGCTTTAGGCGTGAATGTGCGAAATTATAAAATCTTTTTATAAATTTGCCCCACTTTTAATAGGAGCTAGCTATATTATAAAATATTTAGCTTTTATTTTTATTAGGCCCCTTAGTTCAATGGATAGAATACTGGATTCCGGTTCCAGCGATATGAGTTCGAATCTCGTAGGGGTCACTAAAAAAAACCTTCTGACTCACAGAAGGTTTTTTTTTGGTGTACCAGCATTGTGAAAGTATGCCTTTTGTTAGAATTTGTATTTCTTTGGATCAATGGTTTAATCAAATCAAAATTGCCAATGTTTCATTACTTTAGGTTTTATACATGATTGTTCTTTACACTTGTGAATCAGTTGATGGATTATCAGAAAGATGGTTGTGATGGATGCTAATATGTGCAAAATAGCGCTATCTTTGTTTGGTAAAAATTATTAACGAGAAACCTAAAACGGGATGTTTATTATTTTACAAATAAAACCAGAAATATCACTGGCCATAGGATTGCTTGTTACTTTCGTGTTTTTTTGGTTCATATGGCCTAATAGTGGAGGTCTTGCTTTAATTACAAAATTCCTTAGAAATAATAAAAGAGTCCTGCTGGAAGATGCATTGAAGTTTATTTTTGATTGTGAGTACAATAAAATGATTTGCAATATCAATAGCCTTTCTGGAAACTTAAATATCACACTAGAGAAATCAAGTAGTATTCTGAATCAGTTGACGGAGTTAGAATTGGTTACCATCAATCATCAGTCTGTTTCATTAACCGATGAAGGGCGTTCCTATGCATTACGTATTGTGCGGATACACCGGATATGGGAACGCTATCTAGCAGATCAAACGAGTATAGAGCCGGCGGACTGGCACAATGAAGCCGATCGTATAGAGCATTTGGTTACAGAGGAAGAAACAGAGTTATTAGCTGCTCAAATGGGTAATCCTGTATTTGATCCGCATGGTGACCCTATTCCAACTACCGAAGGGATTCTACCCAAAGCGAAAGGTGTTCTTTTGAGTGCTTTGCAAGAAGGAGAGATGGGGCGCATTATCCATTTGGAAGATGAACCTAAAAGTATTTACGAGCAGTTGGTTGTACTTGGCTTATATCCTGGTATGCAGATTTATGTGATTGATGTCACGGAAAAGAAAATTACTTTTGTTGCCAATGGTGAAGAGTGTATGTTGACACCTTTATTTGCGGGATATATTACCATCGAAAAAACTTCTGATGAATCAGTACGCGCTCACAAATATGAATTACTGTCGTCGCTTCGTATAGGAGAAGAAGCTGAAGTATTAGGTATCTCTCAAAATTGTCGTGGTCTGCAACGAAGGCGGCTGATGGATCTAGGTATGGTTCCCGGAAGTCAGATATCTGCAGTGATGAAAAGTGCTTCAGGTGATCCTATGGGTTATCGGGTTATGGGAACAACCATAGGTATCCGAAAACAGCATGCCGATTATGTATTTGTTAAACGAAATGAATAAAAAACATGCATACTAAAGATAATTGCGCAACTTGTCCTGCACATAATAAGGCTAACCTTGTAAAATTAGGCATTAACCTTGAGAATGTGGATTTTGTCATCACCATGGCGGGAAATCCCAATACAGGTAAGAGTACTGTCTTTAATAATCTAACCGGATTACGCCAGCATACGGGTAATTGGCCCGGTAAAACAGTTTCTAGAGCGGAGGGTGGTTTTATTTTTAATGATAAGCGTTATAAGGTCGTAGATTTACCTGGAACTTATTCCTTATTGTCTACCAGCACCGATGAAGAAGTTGCCCGCGATTTTATCTTGTTTGGTCAGCCTGATGTGACTGTTATTGTGGTGGATGCAACACGTCTGGAGCGTAATTTAAATTTGGTGTTACAAATACTGGAACTGACCGATAGGGCGGTAATGTGCGTTAATCTAATGGATGAAGCTAAACGAAATAATTTGGAAATTGATATTCGTACTCTTTCAAAAGAATTAGGGATTCCTGTTATACCAGCTTCTGCTCGAAGAAAAGAAGGAATGAATGAATTACTGCAGGCAATTGAAGAAGTTGCGACAGGTAAGTATCTGTGTAGGCCGCCTAAGATCAAAAGTCGTTCTAAAAAGCTAAAACATGCCATTGAAACTCTTTCTGTAAAAATCAAAGAAAGCTATCCACGACTGCAAAATGTAAAGTGGGTAGCCATGCGTTTGCTTGAGGGAGATAACAGTATAATAGAAGCTGTTCGTTCTGGCGAAATAGGAAACTTACATGAAAAGCAGCTAAAGCGTGAATGATCTAAATTGACAAACACACACAGATGATTGATCAAATATATGGGCGTAGATTTAAGTATTGAAAATGAATCAGGATCGTATGCAAAATAACACAATAAAATCAAAAGGTGAAGAGATTATAGCATTGGCAAATACTGTCAGATGGGATTTAGGGATTGATTTCCATGATTCCATTATAGAATCCATATACGAAGATGCTTCACTCATTGCAAAAAAAACAGTTCAACAAACAGGAGAAAAGGAAGCTTATAGTTTTGATTTAAAAATTGATAAGATTGTGACCAGTAAATGGTTGGGTTTTCCGTTGATGTTTCTAATGTTGACAGTTGTATTTTGGCTTACTGTGGCAGGTGCAAATTATCCATCCGGTTTATTGGCTTCATTGTTAATTGATACCATGCACCCAATACTTAAAGGGTTTGCCGCTTCCGTGAATATGCCCTGGTGGCTCGATGGTGTGCTTATTGACGGTGCTTATCTTTCTATGGCATGGGTTATAGCGGTTATGTTGCCTCCAATGGCTATTTTCTTTCCTATTTTTACTTTGCTCGAAGATCTGGGGTATCTGCCACGTGTGGCTTTTAATATGGATAGTCTTTTTCGTAAAGCTGGCGCCCATGGTAAACAAGCTCTTACTATGAGCATGGGCTTTGGGTGTAATGCGGCAGGTGTTGTCGCCGCTCGGGTGATCGACAGTCCTAGAGAACGGCTAATCGCCATTATTACCAATAATTTCTCTTTGTGCAACGGTCGTTGGCCAACCCAAATTCTTATTGCTTCTATTTTTATGGGAAGCTTAGTGCCTGCAGGGATGGCCGGTATTGTTTCAGCGGGAGCTGTTGTTGCAATAGCTTTGTTGGGTATCTTTTTTAGTTTGGTTGTATCTTGGGTTTTAAGTAAGTCGGTTTTAAAGGGGGAAGCCTCCTCTTTTAGCTTGGAGTT comes from the Saccharicrinis fermentans DSM 9555 = JCM 21142 genome and includes:
- a CDS encoding metal-dependent transcriptional regulator, which gives rise to MFIILQIKPEISLAIGLLVTFVFFWFIWPNSGGLALITKFLRNNKRVLLEDALKFIFDCEYNKMICNINSLSGNLNITLEKSSSILNQLTELELVTINHQSVSLTDEGRSYALRIVRIHRIWERYLADQTSIEPADWHNEADRIEHLVTEEETELLAAQMGNPVFDPHGDPIPTTEGILPKAKGVLLSALQEGEMGRIIHLEDEPKSIYEQLVVLGLYPGMQIYVIDVTEKKITFVANGEECMLTPLFAGYITIEKTSDESVRAHKYELLSSLRIGEEAEVLGISQNCRGLQRRRLMDLGMVPGSQISAVMKSASGDPMGYRVMGTTIGIRKQHADYVFVKRNE
- a CDS encoding FeoB small GTPase domain-containing protein; its protein translation is MHTKDNCATCPAHNKANLVKLGINLENVDFVITMAGNPNTGKSTVFNNLTGLRQHTGNWPGKTVSRAEGGFIFNDKRYKVVDLPGTYSLLSTSTDEEVARDFILFGQPDVTVIVVDATRLERNLNLVLQILELTDRAVMCVNLMDEAKRNNLEIDIRTLSKELGIPVIPASARRKEGMNELLQAIEEVATGKYLCRPPKIKSRSKKLKHAIETLSVKIKESYPRLQNVKWVAMRLLEGDNSIIEAVRSGEIGNLHEKQLKRE
- a CDS encoding nucleoside recognition domain-containing protein, which translates into the protein MNQDRMQNNTIKSKGEEIIALANTVRWDLGIDFHDSIIESIYEDASLIAKKTVQQTGEKEAYSFDLKIDKIVTSKWLGFPLMFLMLTVVFWLTVAGANYPSGLLASLLIDTMHPILKGFAASVNMPWWLDGVLIDGAYLSMAWVIAVMLPPMAIFFPIFTLLEDLGYLPRVAFNMDSLFRKAGAHGKQALTMSMGFGCNAAGVVAARVIDSPRERLIAIITNNFSLCNGRWPTQILIASIFMGSLVPAGMAGIVSAGAVVAIALLGIFFSLVVSWVLSKSVLKGEASSFSLELPPYRPPRVLQTLYTSLIDRTIIVLWRAVVFAVPAGVFIWLVANIHMGDLSIAEHFIQWSNPFAIIFGLNGVILLAYIIAIPANEIVIPTILMLTVLSAKLTGVGAGSGVMFELDSLSDTANVLHAGGWTLLTAVNLMLFSLLHNPCSTTIMTIYKETKSAKWTLVSTFLPIVLGFIVTFFTTQIWLLFH